A window of Hordeum vulgare subsp. vulgare chromosome 5H, MorexV3_pseudomolecules_assembly, whole genome shotgun sequence genomic DNA:
CGTGGCGCCGCCTTGCTAAATGCAACGTTGCCAACTTCAACGACGCCAACTCCAGCAGGTGGCACCACGAGAGCCTCATTGCTGAAGCCGCCTTGCTACATGACGGTGCTGTACAGGTCAGGATGGATGTCAAGGGTCTTGCTCTCCCTAATGGTGGTTGCCACCTCCTTCATGGCCTTGGTCATGCGGCTGAAGACACTGATCTCCTCGTCCATCAGGACGCCCCTCTTCCTCTATCTACTGCACTGTAATTCTCTCATGTATCAGTAAAGATAGTTAGGCAGGATGTATGATTTTTATCCATCTCGTGGCATGGATCTAGGTAAACCACCGTGTCATGTTCTTCGCCACTGTCTTTCATGACGCACAACAGATCGTTAGATCAATGGTGTATTAGCTGCCAAGGACTGAAGTGAAGGATTTTATTGGGCCGTGGCCCATAAAATCTAGTAACACTTTTACTATAATTTTGTGATGTCCACAATGTTCACCTTGTGTAAATAAAAGCTCGGTTGCCTTTGAATTTTGTTTAACGTTGTTCAAAATTGACGTCCTATTTTCATTTAGAATTTAAAAACTATACACTGAGAGCTTCTTTAGTTAAAATGATTGTTATTTGAATTTTGGAGTAAACTGATTCCAAGGATTTTTTTTAATTCGACCGAGTCCAATATGAATTTTCTTAAGGAATCATTTGCATCACATTTGAAAGCAAAATTTCAATCCACCACAACGTCTTGGTTATTTGTGTGTGGTTAAACAGAGGATATAAGCACGAATGATATGTAGACCTACGTTTTTAAATCCTACAAATCAAACATGGATTGAATCATATATTTTGTGGTCATAAAAATTCAAAACTGAGAACAGAAACAAAAGTACATACGCTATCAGCACAGAGATAGTAGTTATATAAATTGTTCGAGTTACATTTGACCTTCATAAGGTTGCCACTACAAGACTTTGATCGGCTCATGTTTTTGTTATCCAACAGGGGATACTTACATTTTTACCAAGACAGACTCTACTAATATAAGATCAACACCACTTAATGCCATTGGTCTTTCCAAGGCATGTAATATAAGAAGCATATACCTATATATCATAAATTTGCAAGCTGAAAATAGCAGGCATGCTAGTTGGGCTTGAAGAACTTGAGCTTCATCCCAGTGTTAACGATGCTCCAGACACCACCcacagaggaggccaagctgaagGCGGTGCCGAGCAGGGCGAGGCCCCAGTTCACGTACCAGCTGTAGCTGAACCTCTCAGGCTTCTTgatacagatccacatgaagcacGGGTAGGCAAACGTCACCGGCAGTGTTAGGCCGCCCAGAAGGCCGGCGAGGCTGGAGAGGAACGGCAGAGCGATGCCGATGAAGAGCGAGATGAACCCGTAGAAGATCCTGAATCCAGACCGGACCCAGACCGAGCAGGGCCGGTTGGTGCGACCTGTGTAGAAGGCCTCAAAGCTGTCGAACACCGGCATGGAGTATATCTGGAAGCTGCTAAGGCAGTTGAACACAACGAGGAGGAACGTCGCCGCAAGGAGCCCACGGGAGATGTCGTGGCCGTGGAAGATGTAGAGGGCGGTCAGGATCCCTCCTTGTGGCATCTGTGGGCATGGGAAAGAACAACAGAAATGGACCAAGGATTGTTAGGAAAAAAAAAAGATGCATCATAGCAGAATAATGAGTGAGGAGTAGATGATTTAAGTACTTGCCATGTTTCCGTAGGCCCAGTAACCCCCAATGGCAACAGGGAAGATGCACATTGCAATCAGAAGATAAGCCGCTTTGGCCCCGCGCCACATAGGCACATGTGCAGGGTGTTTgaaagtcgacggcatcgtcgccTGGTAGTTGCAAAAttaatttaaataaaacaaatgaAGCCACCAAATGGAACTACATAGTACTGAAAGTCTAAAAGGACTGGTTGTTGAGTAGTACTAACCTGTATTTCTAATGAAAGATTGTGTCCCCTGAATGCAAAGGCTATTATCCCAAGAGCATTCAAGGTAGAGAACAACGATGAACCAAAAGAAGTGGATCTCACTTGTTCATAAGAGATTGCTGCCGGCCGTTGCTGACTAACAGAGAGAACCCACGACATGGTGCAGTACATTATCGCTGTGGCGCCACCGATAAGCGAAAGCCCAGCAATCGAGTTGAGATTTGGGAGCTGGGAAAGAATGACTGCTAAGGATGTGAATACCAAGTACCACTCGACCGTCGAAATAGGGCTCGGTGTACAAAGGGGGCCGCACACTATTTGGTAAAAGAGCTTCATAGTCTCCCCTCCAACAAGAATCAATGCAGTTGCAGTGCCCGCCGAGAGATAAATAGTTGGGAAAagagctagccacactcccagtttTTCCCCTGAATGAATAAACAGATAGAAATCAGCAACTCAGCTAATTTTTCAGTCCTACAAAATGAATTTCCAGCAATCCATGTAGCAGCAGATCAGAAGACAATTTAGCCAACATTGCATGTACTAACTCAGCTTGGTATAACAGGCAATAATTGGTTAATTACTCAAAAAAAGTGTGTGTTGCAATGGTTTGTGGTAGCAGAAAGTTCCACATTTTACACCACTGTAGCATGAGAGCGATCTGTTATAACCGTTAAGCAGTCATTTCTACTGTTCCGGATGTGGATCAAATCATGAGAGCGATTGTACATTAAGCTGGCACTACCCATGCTTGAACACTTCACCTAGCTAATAATGTCAAAAGATTCTTTCCTAAGCTGCATGAAACAGATCGTCAACATTGAGAACGACTCCAAACATGGCACACCATTGACAGCAAACATTGGCACAGATATCCAGGATGGAATCAAAAGTTAATTGTCATGAATTTGCAAAATAGCGAATGGCATGTCTTTGTCTCACCAAATGCGGCTTGTGCAAGCTCCACATATCTGTTGTACCTCCTGCCTGGGACTGCTTCATGAAGCTTGACTAGAATGGAGAGTGTGTATAGTTGCCAGAAGTAGGCAACAGTCAATGATATTATCCCCCAGCTCCTACAGTATAAGAGAACCATATGTTAGGACTGGAATATGCTGTTATCCTTCTAGTGTCATGTTAGGatattgtttttttttttttttttgcggaatGTTAGGATATTGTTTACAACGTATATGTACATTGCGCATTGTGTCGATATTATATGTAATTTTCCTTTATTAATATACCTCATGCCTCACCCGGGACTTCAGATCCAAAATCAAGTGAAAAAACCATGAAAAACACATTTCTAAATTACGCGCTCTTTTAATATTAACACCTTTGATGTGTTTATACTTCTAAACGTTTTGATTCACATATAAACAAGCTGCAACAATCTTGAAAGTAAACACCTAAACTAGAGGAGAAGTTGTTATGCCTTCAGTTTTGTTTTGGTGAAACTTTAGCACTGAACTTGAAGCCTCCACCAATCTGAACAATCTAAATAACGTTTGATTTTTTTGAGGTTAGAACAGAACATGTACAAAACTAAAATCCAGGACAAGAAAGTCGAAAAGGGTGCTGTGAGGGGGGAGGGGTTGCTGGGGTTTAGGATGTGAGAATGGCGAGTGAGGTTACTGACCATCCGAGTGCGGGGAAGGCGAGCGGGAGGAGGAGCGCCTGGAACCCAAGGCCGGCGTTGAGAGAGTGGAATGCGGCGTAGCTGGCGTTGCCGCTGCGGCTCTCGGTGATGGGCAGCCAGGCGTCCTGCGGGTTGAGGCGCGTGAGGTGGCCCACCTCCTCCAGGTAGCCGCGCAGGCCCTCCACCACCCGGCGCACCGGCGTCCCGGCGCCGCTCGTCGCCGCTCCTCCCCTCCTGACCGGCGGCGTTGACACCCCCTCCGGCGTTGACAACCCCCGTGGCGTCACGGGGATCGACACCAGCTCCGGCTCCCCCGCCCCCTCCGCCATTGCGGCCATCCCTTCCCTTGGACGACTTGGACTGAGTTCTTGGAGCAcgctgtgtgtgtggtggtgactGTGAGCGAGGAGAAGTGATTTTCTTGGAGCTCGTGGGGAAGggtgaaaagaaaaagaaaaggtggtggtggtggagtgggggacaGACGGGGTGGGGGGCGTGTGTCGGAGAAGGCCCCGTCCTTTCTCTGTCGGGCGAGGAGAGAGAAGCATCAAGCATGGGGCGGATAAACACTTCCGTAGAGAGAGAGAGTTGCATGCAGACGAGCAGTACGACGACGGCAATGGCGTGGTGCAGTGCAATGGCGTGTGTGGAGGAGAAAAAATCGACGAGCCGCACGAACTTCCGTACTGCTACGCTGTAGATGGCGTGTGAATAGCTCGACTGTTCGGACGTTGGGTGGTGGAGGAGTCGTCGAGTGCAGAGCTTTGCATCCGTAGGTGGTCATTTTGGCAGAGATCGTGGTCGTGCCTTGTGGGGGAAGGAGATCCGAGAGTCAGAGTGTGAAATGGATGCCACGCACATGGGTAACACGCAAGGATGGGCGGCACTTGAATACCGAGACTTTTTTCTTTTTCAACGATCCATTCGTCTACCGTTCGTGTCCGGAACACGTCCGCGCATCAAAACAACTATTTATACATTTTTCCCAGCATTCATGAATCTTAAATCTGGACTTTTCAATTCATGTACATCGATCACAGGAGATATAGTCGTACATAAATAATAAATGTTAGTATCACATATAAATAGTGTTTACATCAATTTTATTTTAAATGCACAAACAAATATTAgctctttgatttttattatgGGTCCATACATGTTCTATAAGATCATTGAATAGTTGCGCGTATATCTCATGATCTCGAAGATTCTAATAGATCCGCATAAAGTTCGTAAATTGAGTTAGATTCTGATCTTTCGGAATTTCAACTCGTTCTCCAAGTACTTCAAAACCATTGGTTTGCGCTACATCATCACCTTAATCCTCGACAATCATATTCTGCAAACAACATGTCATGAGCTACCACAAAATTTCTGATTTTCACATCATTGCAACCCCACGAAAAATTCCCCAATGAGCTTGAAGCACACCAAACGCCCTCTCCATATCCTTCCTAGTCGCTTCCTGCATTGTTGCAAAGTGGCTCCATTTCTTATCATGTGGTTCAAATATGGACTTCACAAACCCCGCCCACCAAGGGTGGATACCATCGGCAAGATAGTATCACATGTTGTAGTCTCGGTTGTTGATGGTGTAGTTGCACGACGATGATTTCCCATTGCAAAGCCTCCTGAACACCGAAGATCATTGAagcacgttgatgtcattgtgagaaACTGACATTCCGAAGAAAGCATGTCAAATCCATAAAGTCATGTGATGCCACCTCTTCTAGTATGATGGTGACCCCTTTGGTGTGACGTTCCCCGCAAACCTCTAGGGCAGTTCTTCTAttgccaatgcatgcaatca
This region includes:
- the LOC123395491 gene encoding lysine histidine transporter-like 8, with protein sequence MAAMAEGAGEPELVSIPVTPRGLSTPEGVSTPPVRRGGAATSGAGTPVRRVVEGLRGYLEEVGHLTRLNPQDAWLPITESRSGNASYAAFHSLNAGLGFQALLLPLAFPALGWSWGIISLTVAYFWQLYTLSILVKLHEAVPGRRYNRYVELAQAAFGEKLGVWLALFPTIYLSAGTATALILVGGETMKLFYQIVCGPLCTPSPISTVEWYLVFTSLAVILSQLPNLNSIAGLSLIGGATAIMYCTMSWVLSVSQQRPAAISYEQVRSTSFGSSLFSTLNALGIIAFAFRGHNLSLEIQATMPSTFKHPAHVPMWRGAKAAYLLIAMCIFPVAIGGYWAYGNMMPQGGILTALYIFHGHDISRGLLAATFLLVVFNCLSSFQIYSMPVFDSFEAFYTGRTNRPCSVWVRSGFRIFYGFISLFIGIALPFLSSLAGLLGGLTLPVTFAYPCFMWICIKKPERFSYSWYVNWGLALLGTAFSLASSVGGVWSIVNTGMKLKFFKPN